One genomic segment of Penaeus monodon isolate SGIC_2016 unplaced genomic scaffold, NSTDA_Pmon_1 PmonScaffold_19272, whole genome shotgun sequence includes these proteins:
- the LOC119569862 gene encoding glycine-rich cell wall structural protein 1-like gives MMHRSLLITVAFMATVYVAVADSGYGGRGGGSGGGHEGGFGGGNGGGFGGGNGGGFGGGHGGGFGGGNGGGFGGNGGGFGGGNGGAGGYGSNGGGGGSVASGILLGSGSLQSVGGSGFGGGFGGGNGGFGGGNGGFGGGNGGFGGGNGGFGGVSGGAGGFSGGFGGGSGGSAGGSYGRK, from the exons ATGATGCATCGTAGCCTCCTG ATAACAGTAGCCTTCATGGCGACGGTGTATGTGGCGGTGGCTGACAGTGGATATGGTGGAcgcggaggtggaagtggaggcggCCATGAAGGAGGATTCGgaggcggaaacggaggtggattcggaggcggaaacggaggtggattCGGAGGCGGCCACGGCGGAGGATTCGGAGGTGGAAACGGAGGTGGTTTCGGAGGGAACGGGGGTGGATTCGGAGGTGGAAATGGCGGTGCCGGAGGTTATGGCTCTAATGGCGGGGGAGGAGGCAGCGTGGCTTCTGGAATCCTCCTCGGAAGTGGAAGCCTCCAAAGTGTCGGTGGCTCAGGATTTGGTGGCGGTTTTGGCGGTGGAAATGGCGGTTTTGGCGGTGGAAACGGCGGTTTTGGCGGTGGAAACGGCGGTTTTGGCGGTGGAAATGGCGGTTTTGGCGGTGTCAGTGGTGGGGCTGGTGGTTTCAGCGGCGGGTTTGGAGGTGGCAGTGGTGGAAGTGCTGGTGGCAGTTACGGAAGGAAATAA